A stretch of Carya illinoinensis cultivar Pawnee chromosome 14, C.illinoinensisPawnee_v1, whole genome shotgun sequence DNA encodes these proteins:
- the LOC122293617 gene encoding uncharacterized protein At4g02000-like codes for MADALDELYASLSLTEKENEVVSVETSRLEDVLERRASCLIMKLLINKHYNRDAFKQTMRKVWNLVKGVKLCDLNTEFTLVEFEDTRDKIKVMREGPWSFNKHLVLLKEFDGRLQIGKIELVHAPFWVRLHDLLLMARNEYIRRLVGGVLGEVLEVDLDKGEMEWGEYMRVRVLINISKPLLRQKRMIVEEGVSCWVRFSYERLPDLSFHCEILGHTLKECEAIDANQVDCQRLPYGPWL; via the coding sequence ATGGCAGAtgcattggatgaactttatgCGAGTTTGTCTTTAACTGAGAAGGAGAATGAAGTAGTTTCGGTGGAGACTAGCCGGCTAGAGGATGTTTTAGAACGTAGGGCGAGTTGTTTGATTATGAAGCTTTTGATCAATAAGCATTATAATCGTGATGCGTTTAAGCAGACGATGAGGAAAGTTTGGAACCTGGTGAAGGGTGTGAAATTATGTGATCTCAATaccgagtttacgttggttgagTTTGAGGATACGAGAGACAAAATTAAGGTCATGCGTGAGGGTCCATGGTCGTTCAATAAGCATCTGGTGCTCTTGAAGGAATTTGATGGTAGGTTGCAGATTGGTAAGATAGAACTAGTGCATGCCCCTTTTTGGGTCCGTTTACATGATTTATTGTTAATGGCCCGTAATGAGTATATCAGGAGACTAGTCGGGGGTGTGTTGGGGGAGGTTTTGGAAGTTGATTTAGATAAAGGTGAGATGGAGTGGGGGGAATATATGAGAGTCAGGGTCCTCATCAATATTTCCAAACCTCTCTTACGTCAGAAGCGTATGATTGTGGAGGAGGGGGTATCCTGTTGGGTGCGTTTTTCTTACGAAAGGCTACCGGACTTAAGTTTTCATTGTGAAATTCTAGGTCATACGTTAAAGGAGTGTGAGGCTATTGATGCAAACCAAGTAGATTGCCAGAGACTTCCATACGGTCCATGGTTATGA